A genomic stretch from Podospora pseudoanserina strain CBS 124.78 chromosome 3, whole genome shotgun sequence includes:
- the ARG12 gene encoding Argininosuccinate synthase (BUSCO:EOG09262A8G; EggNog:ENOG503NWI9; COG:E), with product MSKGRVCLAYSGGLDTSTILKWLILEGYTVVCFLANVGQEENWAEVEKKALALGAERMVIEDLQREFVEEIVFRAIQCNAIYEDRYLLGTSLARPIIARAQVRVAEQYNCDILSHGCTGKGNDQVRFELAFKACNPKMKVIAPWRMPEFIEKFQGRADLLKFAAENNIPVSSSPKAPWSMDDNLVHCSYEAGVLEDPDHSPPKELWTRTVDPTDAPDVPYNFTIHFEKGIPTKVVTPEGEVTDSVALFKLLNKIGHDNGVGRIDIVENRFIGLKSRGCYDTPGLTIARLAHLDLEGLVMDAKVRKLRDQFVTIEWSHCLYNGMYFSPEREFLENSLVYSQENVTGEVRMSVYKGAAYVLGRKSDASNLYSQEDASMDSLEGFSPMDTSGFIAIQAIRLEKYGLQKIKDGKPLTK from the exons GTCTcgacacctccaccatcctcaagtGGCTCATTCTCGAG GGTTACACTGTTGTGTGCTTCCTCGCCAATGTTGGCCAGGAGGAGAACTGGGCTgaggtcgagaagaaggccctCGCTCTGGGTGCCGAGCGCATGGTGATTGAGGACCTCCAGCGCGAGTTCGTCGAGGAGATTGTCTTCCGCGCCATCCAGTGCAACGCCATCTATGAGGACCGCTACCTCCTCGGTACCTCCCTCGCCCGGCCCATCATTGCCCGGGCTCAGGTCCGCGTTGCTGAGCAGTACAACTGCGACATCCTCAGCCACGGCTGCACCGGCAAGGGC AATGACCAGGTCCGCTTCGAGCTTGCCTTCAAGGCTTGCAACCCCAAGATGAAGGTCATCGCCCCCTGGAGAATGCCCGAGTTCATCGAGAAGTTCCAGGGCCGTGCCGATCTCCTCAAGTTCGCCGCCGAGAACAACATTCCCgtctcctccagccccaaggCTCCCTGGTCCATGGATGACAACCTCGTGCACTGCTCGTACGAGGCTGGTGTCCTTGAGGACCCCGACCACTCTCCCCCCAAGGAGCTCTGGACCCGCACCGTCGACCCTACCGACGCTCCCGATGTTCCCTACAACTTCACCATCCACTTCGAGAAGGGTATCCCCACCAAGGTTGTTACccccgagggtgaggttACCGACTCAGTTGCTCTGTTCAAGCTTCTGAACAAGATTGGCCACGACAACGGTGTTGGCAGAATCGATATTGTTGAGAACCGTTTCATCGGTCTCAAGAGCAGAGGCTGCTACGACACCCCCGGTCTTACCATTGC CCGCCTTGCTCACCTGGATCTTGAGGGTCTTGTCATGGACGCCAAGGTTCGCAAGCTCCGTGACCAGTTCGTCACGATTGAGTGGTCTCACTGCCTCTACAACGGCATGTACTTCTCTCCCGAGCGTGAGTTCCTTGAGAACTCCCTCGTCTACTCCCAGGAGAACGTTACTGGTGAGGTCCGCATGTCGGTTTACAAGGGCGCTGCCTACGTCCTTGGCCGCAAGTCGGATGCCAGCAACCTCTACTCGCAGGAGGATGCTTCTATGGACTCTCTTGAGGGCTTCTCCCCCATGGACACCTCTGGCTTCATTGCCATCCAGGCCATCCGCCTGGAGAAGTACGGCCTCCAGAAGATCAAGGATGGCAAGCCCCTTACCAAGTAA